ACATCACGGCGGTGTCGGACCAGGTGAAGGGCTGGCAGGTGACGGCCCCCGGCGGGGGCGGGCCCATCGTGCTAGTGCAGTGCGAGAGCGAGTGGACCTGCGGCAACGATCAGGCGGGCGCGGCGTACCTGGGCGAGTTGACGCGGTACATCCGCGAGGCGGGGATCAGCGTCCCCGTGATCAACTCGAACAACCTGTGGCTGAGCATCGAGGGCCAGGTCGACGGCTGGGCGGCGGAAGGGCCGATGCTGGGCACGATGCGTCAGCTCGCGTCGGTGCGCGCCGGGCAGCCCCGCGTCGTGATCGACTTCGCGACGGGGCGTCCGTCGTGCTGGGGGCGCGAGGAAGAGCGCGAGCCGGCGGCGTCGGTGCTCCGGCGCCTCGCGGAGATCTGCGTCGGCGGCGGGCAGTTCAACATCACGACGCTGTGCGCGGGCACGAACTTCGGCTTCGGGGGCGGGCGCCTGGCCGATGCGCCCGACGCGTTCGCCTCCGCGAGCGCGGCGGCGGGGTCGCTGCTGGACGAATCCGGGCGCCCTACCGGCGCGGCGCGCCACGTGCGCCGGCTGGCGCACTTCGCGTCGCGGTTCGGGCGGGTGCTGTCGAATCTCGATCCGGCGTTCCTGCCGGTGTGCGCCGACCCGGGCGGGAGCACGAGCGGCGTGGTGCACGCGACCGGGCCGCAGGGCGGCGTGGCGTTCGTGTTCGGCGATGAACCCGGGACGGCGAAGCCGCGCCAGCAGGAGGTGACGCTGCTGCTGGCGGACGGAACGACGCTGCCGGTGCCGCTGATGTCGGACGGGGTGGCGTGGTGCCTGTTCGGCGTGAACGTGAGCCCGCGGGCGCGCCTGGACTATTCAAACTTGAGCGCGCTGGGCGGCGTGGGGCAGGTGCTCGTGCTGTTCGGGCCCGCGGGGTCGCGCGGGGCGATCTCGATCAACGGCTCGCCGCTGGAAGTGCCGGTGCCCGGCGAGGACGACGCGCCGACCATCGTGCAGCAGGACGGCCTGTGCCTGGTGGTGGTGAACGAGGAGCAGGTGGACGACACGCTCCTGCAGGACGACGGCGTGACGCTCCCGCGTCGCGCGGGCGGCGCGAAGGCGGCGGCGGGCAAGCCCGCCGCAAAGCAGGCGGGCGGACGCGAGCACATCGCGCCCGACGGGGTCCGTCGGACGGTGCACCCGCCCGCGCCGGCGAGCGCGGGGCGGTCGGGGCGGGTCACGCTGTCGGCGTGGAGCGAACTGCGCCTGGACGACTACGTGGACGGATCGAGCGCGCGGTACGCCTCGATCCCGGCGCTGGGCGATCTGGGGAGCCTGGGCGCCCCCTACGGCTACGGGTGGTACCGCCTGACGTGGACGCAGGCGCGCGCGACGCGGGTCACGGCGGCGTTCCCGCACGCGGGCGACCGGCTGCACCTGTTCTCGGAGGGACGGGCGCTGGGCGTGGCGGGCGTCGGCCCGGGCGCGAGCGGGCGGCTGGCGCTCTCGCTGGGGCGCGGGCAGCAGTCGCTGGTGGTGCTGGCCGACAACCTCGGGCGATTCTCGGAAGGCGCGCAGCTCGGCGAGGGGAAGGGGCTCATCGGGCCGGTGTACGCGGTGAGCCCGCTGCGCGTGCCGCCCCCGACGGTCGAGGCCGGCCCGCCGATCGACGTGCTGCGATACCGCTCGCCCCTGTGGGAAGTGAGCGAGGGGGACGTGACGAGCCCGGACCGCGTGACGTGGCGATTGACGCACCGGCGCAAGACGCCCGTGCTCATGACGATCGCGCACCCGCCGGCGGGCGCGCTGCTGCTCGCGGGGGGCGCGCCGATCGCGTACCTGGACCGCTCGGGCCCCACGCAGGTGGTCATCCAGCCCGAGGCCCTCGCGAAGAGCGCGACGGGCGTGCAGATCGCGCCGCTCGCGCACGGCCTGACCGACGCGCAGCGCCGCGAACTGACGTCGGGGGTGCGGTTCGAGGAGTGCGTGTCGACGATCTTCGACGGCGCGGAGATCGCGTTCGCGAAGTGGGAGCCCGCGGACGGGGCGCTGTTCGCCCCCGCGAAGGAGCGGGCGGCGGGGCGCGGCTCGCCGGCGTGGGTGCGGGCGACCTTCAAGGCAGCCCCCGCGGACGGCGCGCTGGTGCTCGATCCCGTGGGCATGACCAAGGGGCAGGTGTACGTGAACGGGCGGCACCTCTCGCGGTACTTCGTGGGCGTGCCGGGCGGGAAGCGCGTGCCCGGGCAGGAGACGTACGTCATCCCCGCGTCGTGGCTCAAGGGCGACGGGCTGAACGAACTGGTGCTGTTCGACGAGCACGGCTCGTCGCCGGCGAAGGTGCGGCTCGGCGCGGCCCGCGAAAGTTGAACGCGGGCGCATGGGCCGGACCCCTCCTAGGGTGGGCCATGGCCGACGCACCCAGAACAGTTTCGCCGCTGTGGCAGGAGGCTTCGCACTTCGCGCAGCGGGCGCACCGGCACCAGCTCCGCAAGGACGGGCGCACGCCCTACGCCTCGCACGTCACGCGCGTGGCGCTCACCGTCGCGGTGGTCTTCGGGTGCACCGACGAGACGGTGCTGGCGGCGGCCCTGCTGCACGACACCATCGAGGACACCACGACCGACTTCGAGGACATCGAGGAGCGCTTCGGCGCCGAGGTCGCGAAGATCGTGGCGAACCTGACGAACCTCGCGATGCTGCCCGAGGCGCAGCGCGAGGAGGAGTACTTCGGGCGCCTGCGCGCGTCGTGCTGGCGGACGAAGCTCGTCAAGCTGGCCGACGCGTACGACAACGTGTCGGACGTCGAGTCCTTCCCGCACGACGAGCAGGCGACGCGCCGGCACAAGACGCGCGAGAAGGCGCGCCGGGCGCTGGAGGTCGCGGAGCCCGAGGCGTCGGACCACGCGATCGTCTCGAAGGCGGCGGCGGTGCTGCGGGGCGCGCTGGGCGAGCGCTAGCGGACGATCTTGCGGCGTTGGCGCGCGAGTTCGTCGAGCTTGGCGCGCATCGCGTTCAGGGTGGCGCGCTCGTTCATGAGCACGCGGAGCAGCGCCTCACGCCGTGCGGGGTTGCGCTCGTTTGTCAGGGCCCGATCGCGCTGGCGTACGTTGTTGTCCAACTGGAGGATCTGGGCGCGAAGGGCGTCGAGCTCCGGATCGCCCGTGCCGGAGCGCGGGATGAGGAACTCCTGCTCGGCGTGGCTGACGGGGCGGCCTGCCCCGCCGGGGGCGAGGCGGGCCGCGGGCGGCTGGACCGCGACGGGCGCCCGGTCGGCCCGGCGCGAGATGGCGGCGAACCGCTCCGGAGTCATGCCCGTGTCGAGCACCTCTGGCGCGGGCGGCGCGCGGCGGGCGGCGCGGATGGCCCACGCGGCGGCCAGCGTGTCGTCGTCGGGGCTCGCGGCGTTCTGCAGGTCGACGAAGCGTCCCAGGCGCAGCGTGACGGCCCGCACCTCGCCCTGTCGGGCGATCTCGACGGTCACTTCGTCGCCCGGGTCGTGGGACAGGATGATCGCGCGCGCGTCGTTGGTGACCCGCACGGGAAGCCCGTCCATCGCGCGGATGATGTCGCCCGCGCGGAGTTCACGCGCGGCGTCGAACCCGGCGACGGTGGCGGAGAGCTCCACCCCCTGCGGGCTCGAAAAGCCGGAGAACGACACGCCCATCGCGCCGCGGGGTTCCATCCGGAAGCGGGAGAACGCGAGCGCGTCCAGACGGGTGCGCTGCTCGGGCGAGAGATCGGCGCGGGCGAGGGCCCGCTCGATGAGGGGCAGGTCGGCCTCGACGATGATGTCGCGGGCGGCGGTGTCGCGGGTCGAGAGATCGTCGGCGTCGAGCGCGGCGACCCGCTCGGCCAGCCACTCGTCGGAGCGGTCGCCCTCCGAGGCCGACGACGGCAGGGCGCGCGGGTTCAGCAGCACCGGCGGGATAGCGCCCGCGGCGGCGCCCGACAGGCACAGGGCGAGCACGGCGATCACCTGCGCGGGACGTCCCAGCATGCAGCACCTCCCACCCGGCACCCGAGGCGACAGCGGGACTGTATCCCTACTCCAGGTTCTGCGACTGCTCCTTGATGCGGTCGATGGCGCCCTTGATGTCGACGGTCGCCTTGGAGATGGCGGCGTCGGGGCTCTTGCTGGCGATGGT
This genomic window from Planctomycetota bacterium contains:
- a CDS encoding PDZ domain-containing protein; translation: MLGRPAQVIAVLALCLSGAAAGAIPPVLLNPRALPSSASEGDRSDEWLAERVAALDADDLSTRDTAARDIIVEADLPLIERALARADLSPEQRTRLDALAFSRFRMEPRGAMGVSFSGFSSPQGVELSATVAGFDAARELRAGDIIRAMDGLPVRVTNDARAIILSHDPGDEVTVEIARQGEVRAVTLRLGRFVDLQNAASPDDDTLAAAWAIRAARRAPPAPEVLDTGMTPERFAAISRRADRAPVAVQPPAARLAPGGAGRPVSHAEQEFLIPRSGTGDPELDALRAQILQLDNNVRQRDRALTNERNPARREALLRVLMNERATLNAMRAKLDELARQRRKIVR
- a CDS encoding beta-galactosidase codes for the protein MPSITHDGRSFLIEGRRIWLVSGRVPYARLPRESWAERIHAAKAMGFNTVEAPVVWSRHEPRPGKFTFTGDADLRHFVDLVGKAGMHCILGLGPYIGPTWDFGGFPAWLRGNYNLRTNHAPFLEACSRYITAVSDQVKGWQVTAPGGGGPIVLVQCESEWTCGNDQAGAAYLGELTRYIREAGISVPVINSNNLWLSIEGQVDGWAAEGPMLGTMRQLASVRAGQPRVVIDFATGRPSCWGREEEREPAASVLRRLAEICVGGGQFNITTLCAGTNFGFGGGRLADAPDAFASASAAAGSLLDESGRPTGAARHVRRLAHFASRFGRVLSNLDPAFLPVCADPGGSTSGVVHATGPQGGVAFVFGDEPGTAKPRQQEVTLLLADGTTLPVPLMSDGVAWCLFGVNVSPRARLDYSNLSALGGVGQVLVLFGPAGSRGAISINGSPLEVPVPGEDDAPTIVQQDGLCLVVVNEEQVDDTLLQDDGVTLPRRAGGAKAAAGKPAAKQAGGREHIAPDGVRRTVHPPAPASAGRSGRVTLSAWSELRLDDYVDGSSARYASIPALGDLGSLGAPYGYGWYRLTWTQARATRVTAAFPHAGDRLHLFSEGRALGVAGVGPGASGRLALSLGRGQQSLVVLADNLGRFSEGAQLGEGKGLIGPVYAVSPLRVPPPTVEAGPPIDVLRYRSPLWEVSEGDVTSPDRVTWRLTHRRKTPVLMTIAHPPAGALLLAGGAPIAYLDRSGPTQVVIQPEALAKSATGVQIAPLAHGLTDAQRRELTSGVRFEECVSTIFDGAEIAFAKWEPADGALFAPAKERAAGRGSPAWVRATFKAAPADGALVLDPVGMTKGQVYVNGRHLSRYFVGVPGGKRVPGQETYVIPASWLKGDGLNELVLFDEHGSSPAKVRLGAARES
- a CDS encoding HD domain-containing protein — encoded protein: MADAPRTVSPLWQEASHFAQRAHRHQLRKDGRTPYASHVTRVALTVAVVFGCTDETVLAAALLHDTIEDTTTDFEDIEERFGAEVAKIVANLTNLAMLPEAQREEEYFGRLRASCWRTKLVKLADAYDNVSDVESFPHDEQATRRHKTREKARRALEVAEPEASDHAIVSKAAAVLRGALGER